acaaatataagttttaatgtaacgttttgaaaatgtaaaaattagaaatttatcTTGATAGCTCTTTGTGTATACGACAATTTTATTCCAGGCTTCGCAGTTACATTGGGTCATATGTTTAAGGAGCCAGCAACAATTAACTATCCTTTCGAGAAAGGGCCGATATCACCTCGTTACCGCGGCGAGCATGCATTGAGAAGGTATCCTACTGGTGAAGAAAGATGCATTGCTTGCAAGCTATGTGAAGCTGTTTGTCCAGCACAAGCTATTACAATAGACGCAGAAGAACGTGACGATGGCTCCCGTAGAGCTATACGATACGATATCGATCTAACTAAATGCATCTTCTGTGGTTACTGCCAAGAAGCTTGTCCCGTTGACGCTATCGTTGAAGGACCAAACTTTGAATATTCTACAGAAACGCACgaagaattaatttacaacaaaGAGAAGTTGTTGGGAAATGGAGATCGCTGGGAGCCTGAAATAGCGAGTAGTATTAGAGATACCCATCTGTATCGCTAAAGTTAGCTAAACATTTTTAGGTCTATGTTTAcacttttatttgaattttcattgttca
This DNA window, taken from Papilio machaon chromosome Z, ilPapMach1.1, whole genome shotgun sequence, encodes the following:
- the LOC106717207 gene encoding NADH dehydrogenase [ubiquinone] iron-sulfur protein 8, mitochondrial, coding for MIAARNFIFNLVKFDRLKSTKCIRRYSQGKCPEEETPPCVPFNPCAPAYPVNFCKPRTKYDVTFVYINDVPPKSGGKDIVDRASQIVFWTELARGFAVTLGHMFKEPATINYPFEKGPISPRYRGEHALRRYPTGEERCIACKLCEAVCPAQAITIDAEERDDGSRRAIRYDIDLTKCIFCGYCQEACPVDAIVEGPNFEYSTETHEELIYNKEKLLGNGDRWEPEIASSIRDTHLYR